A region from the Paraburkholderia youngii genome encodes:
- the ureG gene encoding urease accessory protein UreG produces MNAPHHPASHTATQTRTKKLPPLRVGVGGPVGSGKTTLLEMLCKAMRDQYDLVAITNDIYTKEDQRLLTVAGALPAERIMGVETGGCPHTAIREDASINLEAVDRMLTRFPDADIVFIESGGDNLAATFSPELSDLTIYVIDVAGGEKIPRKGGPGITKSDLLVINKTDLAPLVGANLDVMASDAKKMRGERPFVMCNLKVLEGLDEVVKFIEKKGLLKV; encoded by the coding sequence ATGAACGCACCTCATCATCCGGCTTCCCATACAGCGACCCAGACCCGCACGAAGAAGCTGCCGCCGCTGCGCGTGGGCGTCGGCGGCCCGGTCGGCTCGGGCAAGACCACGCTGCTGGAAATGCTGTGCAAGGCGATGCGCGACCAGTACGACCTCGTCGCGATCACGAACGACATCTATACGAAAGAGGATCAGCGTCTGCTGACCGTCGCGGGCGCGCTGCCGGCCGAGCGCATCATGGGTGTCGAGACGGGCGGCTGCCCGCACACGGCGATCCGCGAGGACGCGTCGATCAACCTCGAAGCGGTGGACCGCATGCTCACGCGTTTTCCGGACGCCGACATCGTGTTCATCGAATCGGGTGGCGACAATCTCGCGGCAACCTTCAGCCCGGAGTTGTCGGACCTGACGATCTATGTGATCGATGTCGCGGGCGGCGAGAAGATTCCGCGCAAGGGCGGACCCGGCATCACGAAGTCGGATCTGCTCGTGATCAACAAGACGGATCTCGCGCCGCTGGTGGGCGCGAACCTCGACGTGATGGCGTCGGACGCGAAGAAGATGCGCGGCGAGCGGCCCTTCGTGATGTGCAATCTGAAGGTGCTCGAGGGGCTCGACGAGGTGGTGAAGTTTATTGAGAAGAAGGGGTTGTTGAAGGTGTGA